The following coding sequences lie in one Chitinophagaceae bacterium genomic window:
- a CDS encoding T9SS type A sorting domain-containing protein codes for MKNLYIILLCALSTLNSSAQNLVTNGDFEDSIHCPNNIYGSLVENAAGWMSMRGSPNYFHSCVDDTLGLFDVPSNGFGNQYPSSGNAYGGFYTYGNPAGGSENYREFMGTHLLQPLTIGQTYYVSFKISWATEGIYYPINWATNKVGARFSILPQNSLTSDPLPNSAHIYENSVIADSLNWSQVSNSFIADSNYEYVIFGNFFDAGYTTAISYGPTSLGAYYYIDDVCVTGTKSNCETWNSIGGIEPNISLKLYPNPVDDKLIVEMPQSGVYRLAIFNSQGIVVEQRNDKEIRHDEEFNTKEFENGVYWCGIFSYKRYVFNSFIVHH; via the coding sequence TGTGTGCTCTTTCAACGTTAAACTCCTCAGCGCAGAACTTAGTGACCAATGGAGACTTTGAAGATTCCATTCATTGCCCAAATAACATTTATGGCAGTTTAGTCGAAAATGCGGCGGGATGGATGAGTATGCGAGGATCGCCTAACTATTTCCATTCCTGTGTGGACGATACATTAGGTTTATTTGATGTGCCCTCAAATGGATTTGGAAATCAATATCCCTCATCAGGGAATGCATACGGTGGCTTTTATACATATGGAAATCCAGCTGGTGGAAGTGAAAACTATAGAGAATTCATGGGAACTCATCTTCTTCAACCTCTTACTATTGGGCAAACTTATTATGTCAGTTTCAAGATTTCATGGGCTACAGAAGGAATTTATTATCCGATAAATTGGGCAACGAATAAGGTTGGAGCGCGGTTTTCAATTCTGCCTCAAAATAGCTTAACGAGCGATCCTTTGCCTAATAGTGCCCACATATACGAAAATTCAGTCATTGCTGATTCATTAAACTGGTCACAAGTCAGCAATTCGTTTATTGCTGATTCTAATTATGAATATGTGATTTTTGGAAATTTTTTCGATGCCGGATATACAACTGCTATTTCATATGGACCCACATCACTTGGAGCCTATTACTACATTGATGATGTCTGTGTGACTGGAACAAAAAGTAATTGCGAAACGTGGAATTCCATTGGAGGAATTGAACCAAACATATCCCTTAAACTTTATCCCAATCCTGTTGATGATAAATTAATTGTTGAAATGCCTCAAAGTGGAGTATATAGACTGGCCATATTCAATAGCCAAGGTATCGTTGTTGAACAAAGAAATGACAAAGAAATTCGGCATGATGAAGAATTTAATACTAAAGAATTTGAGAATGGTGTGTATTGGTGTGGAATATTCAGTTACAAAAGATACGTATTCAATTCATTTATTGTTCATCACTAA
- a CDS encoding tail fiber domain-containing protein, whose protein sequence is MKVGIGNFATSDDPTNKLEVVDGSGDPQLRLSYTHGTLSTIFETNVDGDLRIASSSGNHGINVNPTSANLEIKTITGGTTEQLRLISGSAYTSFTTGSNGTLGMVPSNTTLGKIGINTNSPSQTLDVNGTAAIQTVAKDNTQLKVLMWNSGSSGLLQYRDATTFISPCAGGNTVNYLPKFSTTVTDVCNSQLYDDGTNVGVATTSPNTSYRMDINATALSNGLHVAGKFNGVGVDLITASSSNISTHGVDVLNTVTNSGGSSANFGTHASVSGASWENIGTYGSGTGGTTAYGGYFDGISATTAAYGVIGVASGSATTNYGVYGQAGGGTTNWAVYANGNAGGTTIWNPSDAILKTGVQPLTDGLSMINLLHPKNYYFDTAQFHFMNLPGTLQYGLIAEDVHQTNPSLVKNFTIPAQYDADGNQIHEALDVSYMNYIGVIPILISALQQEDQKVNELQAQLDGCCGLGMRNSSNDGVENVNKQSVELKSNHQTYLGQSIPNPNRDQCTIPYYVEESVQHAAIIFIDETGREINRVEIIGRGSGQLTVQSSQLENGVYTYSLIADGNVIGTKKMIKQD, encoded by the coding sequence ATGAAGGTGGGCATTGGAAACTTTGCCACGTCTGATGATCCCACTAACAAATTGGAAGTGGTAGATGGAAGTGGAGATCCCCAATTGAGGTTATCTTATACTCATGGCACTTTGTCTACAATCTTTGAAACAAATGTTGACGGTGATTTGAGAATTGCATCTAGTAGTGGAAATCATGGAATTAATGTAAATCCAACCTCTGCAAATTTGGAAATTAAAACTATTACCGGCGGAACAACTGAGCAATTAAGACTTATCTCAGGATCTGCCTATACGAGCTTTACTACCGGAAGCAATGGAACCTTAGGGATGGTACCTTCTAATACGACATTGGGTAAAATCGGAATTAATACGAATTCGCCTTCACAAACACTTGATGTAAATGGAACAGCAGCTATTCAAACCGTGGCAAAAGACAATACACAACTAAAGGTGTTGATGTGGAATTCAGGTTCAAGCGGATTGCTTCAATACAGAGATGCTACCACTTTTATAAGTCCGTGTGCCGGTGGAAATACGGTTAATTATCTTCCTAAATTTTCTACAACCGTAACTGATGTTTGCAACAGCCAGCTTTATGATGATGGAACAAATGTTGGAGTTGCTACTACTTCACCTAACACTTCCTACAGAATGGATATTAATGCAACGGCTCTGAGTAATGGCCTGCATGTAGCCGGTAAATTCAATGGAGTTGGCGTGGACTTAATAACAGCCAGCTCATCGAATATTTCAACTCATGGTGTTGACGTTCTCAATACCGTAACAAATTCAGGTGGGTCTTCAGCCAATTTTGGAACTCACGCATCGGTATCAGGTGCATCTTGGGAAAATATCGGAACCTACGGTAGCGGCACTGGTGGAACTACTGCATACGGTGGATATTTTGATGGGATAAGTGCAACAACCGCTGCTTACGGTGTAATCGGAGTAGCATCCGGCAGTGCAACTACAAATTATGGGGTATATGGACAAGCTGGCGGTGGAACCACCAACTGGGCCGTGTATGCCAATGGCAATGCAGGCGGAACTACCATTTGGAATCCTTCTGATGCAATTTTGAAAACAGGCGTTCAACCATTGACAGATGGACTTTCGATGATAAACCTGTTGCATCCAAAAAATTATTACTTCGATACGGCACAATTCCATTTTATGAATCTTCCCGGCACCTTACAATATGGTTTGATTGCCGAAGATGTTCATCAAACAAACCCGAGCCTGGTAAAAAACTTTACAATTCCTGCACAGTACGATGCTGATGGCAATCAAATTCACGAAGCGTTAGATGTTTCGTACATGAACTATATCGGGGTTATTCCAATATTGATTTCAGCGCTTCAGCAAGAAGATCAAAAAGTAAATGAACTGCAGGCTCAACTGGATGGTTGCTGCGGCTTAGGAATGCGCAACTCTTCAAATGACGGAGTTGAAAATGTAAATAAGCAGAGTGTTGAACTCAAATCAAATCATCAAACTTATCTTGGTCAAAGCATTCCCAATCCAAATAGGGATCAATGTACGATTCCTTATTATGTTGAAGAATCGGTTCAGCATGCCGCTATCATTTTCATTGACGAAACCGGAAGGGAAATCAATCGTGTTGAAATAATCGGTCGTGGCAGTGGTCAGCTTACGGTACAATCATCACAATTGGAAAATGGTGTTTATACTTATTCTTTAATCGCAGATGGCAACGTGATCGGTACTAAGAAGATGATTAAACAGGATTAG
- a CDS encoding SDR family oxidoreductase: MNKDKRILITGAAGFIGSHLCDRFAGEGFQVIGMDNLITGDMKNIEHLLPLSNFQFYHHDVSKFIHVPDELHYILHFASPASPVDYVKWPIQTMKVGSLGTHNCLGLARAKKARILVASTSEVYGDPLVHPQTEEYWGNVNPVGPRSMYDEAKRFQEAITMAYHNAHQLETRIIRIFNTYGPRMRLNDGRVLPNFFYQAITGSDITVYGDGSQTRSFCYVSDLVDGIYRLLFSDYAMPVNVGNPDEITISQFAEEIISLTQTDQKVVYKPLPVDDPKQRQPEITKARNILGWEPKVQRSEGLNITYEYFKKALGK, translated from the coding sequence ATGAATAAAGATAAACGCATCCTCATTACCGGCGCTGCCGGATTTATTGGTTCACACCTGTGCGACAGGTTTGCGGGTGAAGGGTTCCAGGTGATCGGCATGGACAACCTCATAACCGGTGACATGAAAAACATTGAACACCTGCTTCCACTTTCGAATTTTCAATTTTATCATCATGATGTTTCAAAGTTTATACATGTGCCGGATGAATTGCATTACATCCTTCATTTTGCATCACCCGCCAGTCCTGTTGATTACGTGAAATGGCCGATACAAACCATGAAGGTGGGTTCATTGGGCACTCACAATTGTCTCGGACTTGCCCGCGCAAAAAAAGCGCGGATACTTGTTGCTTCCACGAGTGAAGTGTATGGAGATCCGTTAGTACATCCGCAGACAGAAGAATACTGGGGCAATGTAAATCCTGTCGGGCCACGCAGCATGTATGATGAGGCAAAACGTTTCCAGGAGGCAATCACCATGGCTTATCACAATGCACATCAATTGGAAACCCGGATTATAAGAATTTTTAACACTTACGGTCCGAGGATGCGATTGAATGATGGACGTGTGTTGCCTAATTTCTTTTACCAGGCCATCACAGGATCAGATATTACAGTTTATGGCGACGGATCACAAACTCGTTCCTTCTGTTATGTGAGTGATTTGGTGGATGGTATTTACCGGCTTTTGTTCAGCGATTATGCAATGCCGGTAAATGTTGGCAATCCGGATGAGATCACGATCAGTCAGTTTGCTGAAGAAATTATTTCCCTCACGCAGACTGATCAGAAAGTTGTTTACAAGCCGCTTCCTGTTGATGATCCGAAACAACGGCAGCCGGAGATTACCAAAGCCCGCAACATTTTAGGATGGGAACCGAAAGTGCAACGAAGTGAAGGCCTGAATATTACCTATGAATACTTTAAGAAAGCACTAGGAAAATAA